Proteins from a genomic interval of Psychrobacter fulvigenes:
- a CDS encoding WG repeat-containing protein, whose translation MSQRSMPQLSTSQLSTSQLIKPQRLTNQRLYLAVGVLLSTMFLVPSAQAASCKIPKSYYKNVSCTSSRGHFLAIKDFGAPVAIIDSKGKRVVDLSRYQQVDPNKISEGLLPVLRNGRVGYLNMQGREVVPTMYDMIKEGQSWARPVSEGRIVVKRNGNYGVINTGNQTIVSFSSTISGIDDYKGGMRGYVKTKQSAGWTKVAIRPLIQIAKTTTMASYKLQTMSP comes from the coding sequence ATGTCTCAACGATCTATGCCGCAACTATCAACGTCGCAATTATCAACGTCGCAGCTCATAAAGCCACAGCGACTGACCAATCAACGCTTATACCTCGCCGTTGGTGTCTTATTAAGCACGATGTTTTTAGTGCCTAGCGCTCAGGCAGCCAGTTGTAAGATACCAAAGAGCTATTATAAAAACGTCTCTTGTACCTCCAGTCGTGGTCACTTTTTGGCCATCAAAGACTTTGGTGCGCCTGTCGCTATTATTGATAGTAAAGGCAAAAGAGTGGTGGATTTATCACGCTACCAGCAAGTGGATCCCAATAAAATCTCAGAGGGTTTGCTACCTGTACTGCGTAATGGGCGCGTGGGTTACCTAAATATGCAAGGCCGTGAAGTCGTGCCGACAATGTACGATATGATCAAAGAAGGGCAGAGCTGGGCGCGTCCAGTATCCGAGGGGCGCATCGTGGTCAAAAGAAATGGTAATTATGGGGTTATCAACACAGGCAATCAAACCATCGTCTCATTCTCCTCGACGATCAGTGGCATTGACGACTATAAAGGCGGTATGCGCGGGTACGTAAAAACAAAGCAGTCAGCTGGCTGGACAAAAGTGGCAATCCGACCACTGATCCAAATAGCAAAAACGACCACGATGGCATCTTACAAGCTCCAAACAATGAGTCCATGA
- a CDS encoding DMT family transporter: MAIASSRSALIGLIIGCIIFGLGSLIVAHVDIGGWAMSFWRLAISGVIFTFLAKMTGQRMPRARRAIVYGLLSGVFLGLDLALWHESIYAVGPGISTLLNSLQIFFLAAIGFLIFNERQSILQLISLFLAMFGVAMIGSPEFAHNSDATWGFIAGIVSGGMLAASMTFIRKTHDTEPTPIFVLMQLVSIGGGLAMVVPMFIFDMGNILPNTWSELGWVLVYGAVMQCLAWGLIAYSIPKLSLALSGLLLLTEPIAALIIDYSWLDKPINSLQWAGALLTMFAIYLGSLKPKPRALRRYRFFARFYRRKYK; the protein is encoded by the coding sequence ATGGCTATCGCATCTTCCCGTTCTGCTTTGATCGGTTTGATTATTGGTTGTATTATTTTTGGTTTGGGCAGTCTAATAGTGGCTCATGTCGATATTGGCGGTTGGGCGATGTCTTTTTGGCGACTGGCGATCTCAGGGGTAATATTTACCTTTCTGGCCAAGATGACAGGACAACGGATGCCGCGTGCTCGTCGCGCTATTGTCTACGGATTGCTATCAGGTGTGTTTTTAGGTTTGGATCTGGCATTATGGCATGAGAGTATTTATGCTGTTGGCCCTGGCATTTCCACCTTACTAAACAGCTTGCAGATCTTCTTTTTAGCGGCGATTGGCTTTTTGATCTTTAATGAACGCCAGTCAATCCTGCAACTGATTAGCTTGTTTTTAGCGATGTTTGGCGTGGCAATGATTGGTAGTCCTGAGTTTGCGCATAACTCGGACGCCACTTGGGGTTTTATCGCTGGTATTGTCTCTGGGGGTATGCTGGCGGCTTCTATGACTTTTATCCGCAAAACTCATGATACTGAGCCAACGCCTATATTTGTATTGATGCAGCTGGTCAGTATCGGCGGTGGGCTTGCTATGGTAGTGCCAATGTTTATTTTTGACATGGGTAATATACTGCCAAATACTTGGTCCGAGCTTGGTTGGGTGCTGGTATATGGGGCAGTGATGCAATGTCTGGCGTGGGGGTTAATCGCCTACTCTATTCCAAAGTTGTCACTGGCGTTGTCAGGCTTATTGCTCTTGACTGAGCCGATTGCTGCTTTGATTATTGATTATAGCTGGCTAGATAAGCCCATTAACTCACTTCAATGGGCAGGCGCGCTGCTGACTATGTTTGCCATTTATTTAGGCTCGCTAAAGCCAAAGCCGCGTGCGCTGCGTCGCTATCGGTTCTTTGCCCGCTTTTATCGACGTAAATACAAGTAA
- a CDS encoding solute carrier family 23 protein translates to MQLIDNPDFENGRWFPTWRPYQGDLDHNPVGINEYLPPSKSILLGIQHTFAMFGATVLAPLLMGFDPNLAILMSGICTLMFFLITGGRMPSYLGSSFAFIGPVIAVTAYAGVGFNSNLDVALGGIMACGIIYALIGLLVMKTGTGWIERLMPPIVTGAIVMIIGLNLAPVTIQGVSANQFDAWMAALTVLLISGVAVFTRGMLRRLLLLVGLVLSYIAYFVMTNVLGFGTAIDFSSVAAASWFGLPSIHSPRFEMSAIILIAPVAFILVAENLGHFKAVEGMTKARVTPYMGRAFFADGVATTFSAGFGGTGVTTYAENIGVMAVTKVYSTTIFVVAGLVAILLGLSPKFGAIIQTIPAALLGGASIVVFGLIAIAGAKIWIDNHIDFSKNSNLIIAAVTVIMGTGNFSLHLGGFDLGGIGTATLTAIVLNALFNRQKD, encoded by the coding sequence ATGCAGCTCATAGACAACCCAGATTTTGAGAATGGACGTTGGTTCCCAACTTGGCGACCGTATCAAGGAGATCTTGATCACAATCCAGTCGGTATTAATGAGTATCTACCGCCATCTAAAAGTATCTTACTTGGTATTCAGCATACCTTTGCGATGTTTGGTGCGACAGTACTGGCACCCTTATTGATGGGTTTTGACCCCAATTTGGCTATTTTGATGTCTGGCATCTGTACGCTGATGTTCTTTTTGATAACAGGTGGCCGCATGCCTAGCTATTTGGGCTCAAGCTTTGCGTTTATTGGTCCCGTGATTGCCGTGACTGCTTATGCTGGGGTAGGCTTTAATAGTAATCTAGATGTTGCGCTAGGCGGCATCATGGCCTGCGGCATCATCTATGCGCTGATAGGGCTGCTGGTCATGAAGACAGGCACAGGTTGGATAGAGCGCCTGATGCCCCCGATTGTGACTGGCGCTATTGTGATGATTATCGGTCTGAACTTGGCACCTGTTACCATTCAAGGGGTATCAGCCAATCAGTTTGATGCATGGATGGCAGCCTTGACTGTACTGTTAATCAGTGGTGTGGCGGTATTTACCCGTGGTATGCTCAGACGTTTGTTACTCCTAGTTGGTTTGGTACTATCCTATATAGCCTATTTTGTCATGACCAATGTATTAGGGTTTGGGACAGCCATCGACTTTAGTAGCGTGGCTGCTGCCTCATGGTTTGGCCTGCCAAGTATTCACTCGCCGCGTTTTGAGATGAGTGCGATTATCTTGATTGCACCTGTGGCCTTTATTCTCGTTGCCGAAAACCTCGGGCATTTTAAAGCGGTAGAAGGAATGACCAAAGCACGTGTTACCCCTTATATGGGACGGGCGTTCTTTGCTGATGGTGTGGCGACGACGTTTTCAGCAGGTTTTGGGGGGACGGGTGTGACCACTTATGCCGAAAATATCGGCGTCATGGCAGTGACCAAGGTTTATAGCACTACTATTTTTGTGGTGGCAGGGCTGGTTGCTATCTTGCTTGGTTTGTCACCAAAGTTTGGCGCCATTATCCAAACCATTCCAGCAGCATTATTGGGCGGTGCTTCTATCGTAGTCTTTGGTTTGATTGCCATTGCTGGTGCAAAAATCTGGATAGACAACCACATTGATTTTAGTAAAAACAGCAATCTAATCATTGCTGCAGTCACTGTTATCATGGGTACGGGCAACTTCAGCTTGCATTTAGGCGGTTTTGATTTGGGCGGTATCGGTACGGCAACTTTGACGGCTATTGTACTGAATGCTCTGTTTAACCGTCAAAAGGACTGA